In Neodiprion pinetum isolate iyNeoPine1 chromosome 6, iyNeoPine1.2, whole genome shotgun sequence, one genomic interval encodes:
- the Nup58 gene encoding nuclear pore complex protein Nup58 isoform X2, translated as MSKFGFGTPATGTTTTTFGFGNQKPAPAFSTVTPSFAATSAATGGLSFSTAISGTSTTPNFGFGSTAGTSTTSQASRPFGSGGTAITSVSSGLFSTPIVSAAPTGGLSFGTPAATTGLNFGTSVGTQPTNTLNFASLFGAAPVGGLFGAKPVNSAALTATTNIQGLGGVDVSANKLGLTQGSSSPTAAKENLIPNELTQTIENFKIFIKTQKSFTSDIARGSVRPLNRCAEDTASLMELLTTLAGSVQRDRSLADKLKQDTAKALQNAEIAQRTHDTPAGLQYENNAPLLFFMELADTFEQDLLLFRSQIESTEKHIHTMVTPKTLTPQELTMAMSKLHESLIAVAGKLQGVHAKVQHQKEQYLNLRKYVLKDSSNVFEDSKLNEKMSRISSGKINSGPTPFGPGNKSFLSSTNLNTSRPPNYGTANPLAWGNATSLQTASSISVGASAKPPATGLSFNTPSNLATSLSATDSNFSFQLQKPPTGNKRHKH; from the exons ATGTCGAAATTTGGGTTTGGCACTCCTGCTACCGGAACCACGACAACAACCTTTGGATTTGGTAATCAAAA ACCAGCTCCAGCGTTTTCAACAGTCACACCGTCGTTCGCAGCGACGTCAGCTGCAACTGGTGGCTTATCCTTTAGTACAGCCATATCTGGAACATCAACGACTCCGAACTTTGGATTCGGTAGCACAGCCGGTACTTCGACCACTTCGCAAGCCTCAAGGCCTTTCGGCTCTGGAGGAACAGCCATAACAAGTGTATCTTCAGGTTTATTTTCAACTCCGATTGTCTCGGCAGCCCCGACTGGCGGTCTCAGTTTTGGTACACCCGCTGCTACGACAGGACTGAATTTTGGTACTAGTGTCGGCACTCAACCTACCAACACTTTAAACTTTG CATCTCTTTTTGGTGCTGCACCTGTCGGGGGTTTGTTTGGTGCCAAACCTGTGAACTCAGCCGCCCTAACGGCAACTACTAATATCCAGGGCCTTGGTGGTGTTGATGTTTCTGCCAACAAACTAGGTTTAACTCAAGGAAGTAGTAGCCCAACAGCAGCTAAGGAAAACCTCATACCCAATGAACTTACACAGACTATTGAAAACTTCAA AATATTTATCAAGACCCAGAAGTCATTCACTTCGGACATAGCTCGGGGTTCCGTTAGACCTTTAAATCGCTGCGCCGAAGACACAGCGTCGTTGATGGAACTCCTAACAACTCTCGCTGGTTCGGTACAGCGAGATCGTTCCTTGGCAGACAAATTGAAACAGGACACAGCAAAAGCTTTACAAAATGCAGAAATTGCACAACGAACACACGATACACCAGCAGGACTGCAATATGAGAACAATGCGCCATTGCTGTTCTTTATGGAACTTGCCGATACTTTTGAACAGGATTTATTATTGTTCAGATCTCAGATAGAATCCACTGAAAAACATATACATACCATGGTGACACCAAAGACGTTAACTCCACAGG AACTAACAATGGCGATGAGCAAGCTTCACGAATCATTAATAGCAGTCGCGGGAAAGTTGCAAGGTGTACACGCTAAAGTTCAACATCAAAAAGAACAATATCTCAATTTGAGGAAATACGTTTTAAAAGATAGTTCTAACGTATTTGAAGACAGCAAGTTAAACGAAAAAATGAGCAGGATCAGCTCTGGAAAAATCAACAGTGGTCCTACTCCATTTGGTCCAG gaaacaaaagttttttatCCTCAACAAACCTAAATACCAGCAGACCACCAAACTATGGAACAGCGAACCCTTTAG CTTGGGGTAATGCAACGTCATTACAAACAGCCAGTAGTATTTCAGTTGGTGCGTCTGCCAAACCACCAGCAACAGGTTTGAGTTTTAACACACCGTCAAACTTGGCAACTTCCCTATCAGCAACAGACTCCAACTTCAGTTTTCAACTTCAAAAACCACCAACTGGTAACAAGAGACATAAGCATtaa
- the Nup58 gene encoding nuclear pore complex protein Nup58 isoform X1: MSKFGFGTPATGTTTTTFGFGNQKPAPAFSTVTPSFAATSAATGGLSFSTAISGTSTTPNFGFGSTAGTSTTSQASRPFGSGGTAITSVSSGLFSTPIVSAAPTGGLSFGTPAATTGLNFGTSVGTQPTNTLNFGTTTTTGSSLFGAAPVGGLFGAKPVNSAALTATTNIQGLGGVDVSANKLGLTQGSSSPTAAKENLIPNELTQTIENFKIFIKTQKSFTSDIARGSVRPLNRCAEDTASLMELLTTLAGSVQRDRSLADKLKQDTAKALQNAEIAQRTHDTPAGLQYENNAPLLFFMELADTFEQDLLLFRSQIESTEKHIHTMVTPKTLTPQELTMAMSKLHESLIAVAGKLQGVHAKVQHQKEQYLNLRKYVLKDSSNVFEDSKLNEKMSRISSGKINSGPTPFGPGNKSFLSSTNLNTSRPPNYGTANPLAWGNATSLQTASSISVGASAKPPATGLSFNTPSNLATSLSATDSNFSFQLQKPPTGNKRHKH; this comes from the exons ATGTCGAAATTTGGGTTTGGCACTCCTGCTACCGGAACCACGACAACAACCTTTGGATTTGGTAATCAAAA ACCAGCTCCAGCGTTTTCAACAGTCACACCGTCGTTCGCAGCGACGTCAGCTGCAACTGGTGGCTTATCCTTTAGTACAGCCATATCTGGAACATCAACGACTCCGAACTTTGGATTCGGTAGCACAGCCGGTACTTCGACCACTTCGCAAGCCTCAAGGCCTTTCGGCTCTGGAGGAACAGCCATAACAAGTGTATCTTCAGGTTTATTTTCAACTCCGATTGTCTCGGCAGCCCCGACTGGCGGTCTCAGTTTTGGTACACCCGCTGCTACGACAGGACTGAATTTTGGTACTAGTGTCGGCACTCAACCTACCAACACTTTAAACTTTGGTACCACTACAACCACGGGTT CATCTCTTTTTGGTGCTGCACCTGTCGGGGGTTTGTTTGGTGCCAAACCTGTGAACTCAGCCGCCCTAACGGCAACTACTAATATCCAGGGCCTTGGTGGTGTTGATGTTTCTGCCAACAAACTAGGTTTAACTCAAGGAAGTAGTAGCCCAACAGCAGCTAAGGAAAACCTCATACCCAATGAACTTACACAGACTATTGAAAACTTCAA AATATTTATCAAGACCCAGAAGTCATTCACTTCGGACATAGCTCGGGGTTCCGTTAGACCTTTAAATCGCTGCGCCGAAGACACAGCGTCGTTGATGGAACTCCTAACAACTCTCGCTGGTTCGGTACAGCGAGATCGTTCCTTGGCAGACAAATTGAAACAGGACACAGCAAAAGCTTTACAAAATGCAGAAATTGCACAACGAACACACGATACACCAGCAGGACTGCAATATGAGAACAATGCGCCATTGCTGTTCTTTATGGAACTTGCCGATACTTTTGAACAGGATTTATTATTGTTCAGATCTCAGATAGAATCCACTGAAAAACATATACATACCATGGTGACACCAAAGACGTTAACTCCACAGG AACTAACAATGGCGATGAGCAAGCTTCACGAATCATTAATAGCAGTCGCGGGAAAGTTGCAAGGTGTACACGCTAAAGTTCAACATCAAAAAGAACAATATCTCAATTTGAGGAAATACGTTTTAAAAGATAGTTCTAACGTATTTGAAGACAGCAAGTTAAACGAAAAAATGAGCAGGATCAGCTCTGGAAAAATCAACAGTGGTCCTACTCCATTTGGTCCAG gaaacaaaagttttttatCCTCAACAAACCTAAATACCAGCAGACCACCAAACTATGGAACAGCGAACCCTTTAG CTTGGGGTAATGCAACGTCATTACAAACAGCCAGTAGTATTTCAGTTGGTGCGTCTGCCAAACCACCAGCAACAGGTTTGAGTTTTAACACACCGTCAAACTTGGCAACTTCCCTATCAGCAACAGACTCCAACTTCAGTTTTCAACTTCAAAAACCACCAACTGGTAACAAGAGACATAAGCATtaa
- the Nup58 gene encoding nuclear pore complex protein Nup58 isoform X3, translating to MSKFGFGTPATGTTTTTFGFGNQKPAPAFSTVTPSFAATSAATGGLSFSTAISGTSTTPNFGFGSTAGTSTTSQASRPFGSGGTAITSVSSGLFSTPIVSAAPTGGLSFGTPAATTGLNFGTSVGTQPTNTLNFGTTTTTGSSLFGAAPVGGLFGAKPVNSAALTATTNIQGLGGVDVSANKLGLTQGSSSPTAAKENLIPNELTQTIENFKIFIKTQKSFTSDIARGSVRPLNRCAEDTASLMELLTTLAGSVQRDRSLADKLKQDTAKALQNAEIAQRTHDTPAGLQYENNAPLLFFMELADTFEQDLLLFRSQIESTEKHIHTMVTPKTLTPQELTMAMSKLHESLIAVAGKLQGVHAKVQHQKEQYLNLRKYVLKDSSNVFEDSKLNEKMSRISSGKINSGPTPFGPGNKSFLSSTNLNTSRPPNYGTANPLGKK from the exons ATGTCGAAATTTGGGTTTGGCACTCCTGCTACCGGAACCACGACAACAACCTTTGGATTTGGTAATCAAAA ACCAGCTCCAGCGTTTTCAACAGTCACACCGTCGTTCGCAGCGACGTCAGCTGCAACTGGTGGCTTATCCTTTAGTACAGCCATATCTGGAACATCAACGACTCCGAACTTTGGATTCGGTAGCACAGCCGGTACTTCGACCACTTCGCAAGCCTCAAGGCCTTTCGGCTCTGGAGGAACAGCCATAACAAGTGTATCTTCAGGTTTATTTTCAACTCCGATTGTCTCGGCAGCCCCGACTGGCGGTCTCAGTTTTGGTACACCCGCTGCTACGACAGGACTGAATTTTGGTACTAGTGTCGGCACTCAACCTACCAACACTTTAAACTTTGGTACCACTACAACCACGGGTT CATCTCTTTTTGGTGCTGCACCTGTCGGGGGTTTGTTTGGTGCCAAACCTGTGAACTCAGCCGCCCTAACGGCAACTACTAATATCCAGGGCCTTGGTGGTGTTGATGTTTCTGCCAACAAACTAGGTTTAACTCAAGGAAGTAGTAGCCCAACAGCAGCTAAGGAAAACCTCATACCCAATGAACTTACACAGACTATTGAAAACTTCAA AATATTTATCAAGACCCAGAAGTCATTCACTTCGGACATAGCTCGGGGTTCCGTTAGACCTTTAAATCGCTGCGCCGAAGACACAGCGTCGTTGATGGAACTCCTAACAACTCTCGCTGGTTCGGTACAGCGAGATCGTTCCTTGGCAGACAAATTGAAACAGGACACAGCAAAAGCTTTACAAAATGCAGAAATTGCACAACGAACACACGATACACCAGCAGGACTGCAATATGAGAACAATGCGCCATTGCTGTTCTTTATGGAACTTGCCGATACTTTTGAACAGGATTTATTATTGTTCAGATCTCAGATAGAATCCACTGAAAAACATATACATACCATGGTGACACCAAAGACGTTAACTCCACAGG AACTAACAATGGCGATGAGCAAGCTTCACGAATCATTAATAGCAGTCGCGGGAAAGTTGCAAGGTGTACACGCTAAAGTTCAACATCAAAAAGAACAATATCTCAATTTGAGGAAATACGTTTTAAAAGATAGTTCTAACGTATTTGAAGACAGCAAGTTAAACGAAAAAATGAGCAGGATCAGCTCTGGAAAAATCAACAGTGGTCCTACTCCATTTGGTCCAG gaaacaaaagttttttatCCTCAACAAACCTAAATACCAGCAGACCACCAAACTATGGAACAGCGAACCCTTTAG GAAAAAAGTAG
- the Nup58 gene encoding nuclear pore complex protein Nup58 isoform X4: protein MSKFGFGTPATGTTTTTFGFGNQKPAPAFSTVTPSFAATSAATGGLSFSTAISGTSTTPNFGFGSTAGTSTTSQASRPFGSGGTAITSVSSGLFSTPIVSAAPTGGLSFGTPAATTGLNFGTSVGTQPTNTLNFGTTTTTGSSLFGAAPVGGLFGAKPVNSAALTATTNIQGLGGVDVSANKLGLTQGSSSPTAAKENLIPNELTQTIENFKIFIKTQKSFTSDIARGSVRPLNRCAEDTASLMELLTTLAGSVQRDRSLADKLKQDTAKALQNAEIAQRTHDTPAGLQYENNAPLLFFMELADTFEQDLLLFRSQIESTEKHIHTMVTPKTLTPQELTMAMSKLHESLIAVAGKLQGVHAKVQHQKEQYLNLRKYVLKDSSNVFEDSKLNEKMSRISSGKINSGPTPFGPGNKSFLSSTNLNTSRPPNYGTANPLGK from the exons ATGTCGAAATTTGGGTTTGGCACTCCTGCTACCGGAACCACGACAACAACCTTTGGATTTGGTAATCAAAA ACCAGCTCCAGCGTTTTCAACAGTCACACCGTCGTTCGCAGCGACGTCAGCTGCAACTGGTGGCTTATCCTTTAGTACAGCCATATCTGGAACATCAACGACTCCGAACTTTGGATTCGGTAGCACAGCCGGTACTTCGACCACTTCGCAAGCCTCAAGGCCTTTCGGCTCTGGAGGAACAGCCATAACAAGTGTATCTTCAGGTTTATTTTCAACTCCGATTGTCTCGGCAGCCCCGACTGGCGGTCTCAGTTTTGGTACACCCGCTGCTACGACAGGACTGAATTTTGGTACTAGTGTCGGCACTCAACCTACCAACACTTTAAACTTTGGTACCACTACAACCACGGGTT CATCTCTTTTTGGTGCTGCACCTGTCGGGGGTTTGTTTGGTGCCAAACCTGTGAACTCAGCCGCCCTAACGGCAACTACTAATATCCAGGGCCTTGGTGGTGTTGATGTTTCTGCCAACAAACTAGGTTTAACTCAAGGAAGTAGTAGCCCAACAGCAGCTAAGGAAAACCTCATACCCAATGAACTTACACAGACTATTGAAAACTTCAA AATATTTATCAAGACCCAGAAGTCATTCACTTCGGACATAGCTCGGGGTTCCGTTAGACCTTTAAATCGCTGCGCCGAAGACACAGCGTCGTTGATGGAACTCCTAACAACTCTCGCTGGTTCGGTACAGCGAGATCGTTCCTTGGCAGACAAATTGAAACAGGACACAGCAAAAGCTTTACAAAATGCAGAAATTGCACAACGAACACACGATACACCAGCAGGACTGCAATATGAGAACAATGCGCCATTGCTGTTCTTTATGGAACTTGCCGATACTTTTGAACAGGATTTATTATTGTTCAGATCTCAGATAGAATCCACTGAAAAACATATACATACCATGGTGACACCAAAGACGTTAACTCCACAGG AACTAACAATGGCGATGAGCAAGCTTCACGAATCATTAATAGCAGTCGCGGGAAAGTTGCAAGGTGTACACGCTAAAGTTCAACATCAAAAAGAACAATATCTCAATTTGAGGAAATACGTTTTAAAAGATAGTTCTAACGTATTTGAAGACAGCAAGTTAAACGAAAAAATGAGCAGGATCAGCTCTGGAAAAATCAACAGTGGTCCTACTCCATTTGGTCCAG gaaacaaaagttttttatCCTCAACAAACCTAAATACCAGCAGACCACCAAACTATGGAACAGCGAACCCTTTAGGTAAATAG
- the LOC124221306 gene encoding protein FAM114A2 isoform X2 has protein sequence MATSESDDFESADEELDNLSAPAKRVSPRRARAVVDSDSDDTDWTSSKIDPSYGTLGTSDTKRKRASPTFPKHKPSSIQVSLKNLESEGKSDDTVDPKPALSQPPAVSQAEKEASSESNTSQDLSVPDEKKPEPSNETGKSDGSVLPPKTTDERQATSELSTTASGKDEVEKPVTETVSRPKRERQQRQQKQREPRSLGEKKLGSKITSEDAKPRKVEGAVKSPIVEKCWEELDDILSKPRPDIEQRKSKWDSSWDDPTKPKGADEEIEENIEVPEELKSNKKFKEVFKSDGWGDMDEDLEIPDEMSEEKILPVLDKLSLAGEEQNKNAGWGWGGWGVSSLINTASAGVTSLTNHVSHGLTMLEESIGVPDPEELAKTEESETEGSKTEGVADERSQLEKEPSDTQSQSSFGFGNLMSGVSSITKLVESTSNKVIAGGLDTLETIGKKTMEVLQDGDPGLKKKRAFFTQDSDKPILSQMLREAKDKAETEEKTLEEKQLARKVHFESLFDDYQGLVHLEALEMLSKQCDIKIQQHMINLNADELCSVQETLDEVKELCDLGDDDGDDVHETDLQERLKGACKDLGVTMTYDKLIDTWEQTRAYLSTVISTESVPADREVFQRAISTLAQFTALSVERFHKTAELLLVKERRSTVNEADALVQLTNILAGEVGVIANLFADKLNERVKHSDKPDATNANITTIFLELVVFEVEN, from the exons ATGGCAACGTCAGAAAGTGACGACTTCGAAAGCGCTGACGAGGAATTGGACAACCTTTCGGCGCCAGCTAAGCGCGTTTCTCCACGTAGAGCCCGGGCCGTCGTCGACTCGGATTCGGACGACACGGACTGGACCTCCTCAAAGATTGACCCCTCCTACGGAACCCTGGGCACATCTGACACCAAGAGAAAACGCGCCTCTCCAACCTTCCCAAAACACAAACCAAGCTCTATTCAAGTCAGCTTGAAGAACCTAGAGAGCGAGGGTAAGTCTGACGACACCGTTGACCCGAAACCAGCTCTTAGCCAACCGCCGGCGGTATCGCAAGCTGAGAAAGAAGCGTCGTCGGAATCGAATACGTCCCAAGATTTGTCGGTACCTGATGAGAAGAAGCCAGAGCCTTCGAATGAAACTGGAAAATCAGACGGTTCTGTACTACCGCCAAAAACTACGGATGAACGTCAAGCCACTTCTGAGTTGTCGACAACTGCCAGCGGCAAGGATGAGGTAGAAAAACCAGTCACAGAAACCGTCAGCAGACCGAAAAGGGAGAGACAGCAGAGACAGCAAAAGCAACGGGAGCCTAGGTCTCTCGGGGAAAAGAAACTGGGGTCTAAGATCACCTCAGAAGATGCAAAGCCCAGAAAAGTTGAAGGGGCGGTAAAGTCTCCTATAGTCGAGAAATGCTGGGAAGAATTGGATGATATTTTGTCAAAACCCCGACCCGACATTGAACAGAGAAAGTCCAAGTGGGACAGCAGTTGGGACGATCCAACGAAACCGAAGGGCGCAGATGAAGAGATAGAAGAGAATATTGAGGTTCCGGAAGAGttgaaatcgaataaaaagtTCAAAGAGGTGTTTAAGTCCGATGGCTGGGGAGATATGGATGAGGATTTAGAAATCCCTGATGAAATGTCAGAGGAAAAGATTCTCCCTGTATTAGACAAGCTATCCTTAGCTGGCGAAGAACAGAACAAAAATGCCGGTTGGGGATGGGGTGGATGGGGCGTCAGTTCATTGATAAACACGGCGTCGGCCGGAGTCACTAGCCTAACGAACCATGTGAGTCACGGATTGACGATGCTGGAAGAAAGCATCGGTGTTCCAGACCCTGAAGAATTGGCAAAAACTGAAGAGAGCGAGACCGAAGGTAGCAAGACCGAAGGTGTTGCCGACG AAAGAAGTCAACTGGAAAAAGAGCCGTCTGATACACAATCTCAATCATCATTTGGTTTTGGTAATCTGATGTCCGGTGTTTCTTCTATAACAAAACTTGTCGAATCAACAAGTAACAAAGTAATTGCTGGAGGTTTGGACACGCTGGAAACAATTGGTAAGAAGACAATGGAAGTATTACAAGACGGAGATCCCGGACTCAAGAAGAAAAGAGCTTTCTTCACGCAAGACAGTGACAAGCCTATATTATCACAAATGCTTAGGGAAGCTAAGGACAAAGCAGAAACAGAAGAGAAAACtttagaagaaaaacaattggCTAGAAAAGTACACTTTGAAAGTCTCTTCGATGACTATCAGGGACTTGTACATTTGGAAGCGCTAGAAATGCTGTCTAAACAATGTGATATCAAGATACAGCAGCACATGATCAATTTAAATGCCGACGAGTTGTGCTCTGTTCAAGAGACCTTAGATGAGGTAAAGGAACTGTGTGATTTGGGAGACGACGACGGAGATGATGTACACGAGACTGATCTTCAGGAAAGATTGAAGGGAGCTTGTAAAGACCTTGGAGTGACTATGACTTACGATAAACTTATTGAC ACTTGGGAACAAACAAGGGCCTACCTTTCAACTGTGATTTCTACAGAGTCGGTGCCTGCTGATAGAGAAGTGTTTCAACGTGCCATTTCGACTCTTGCTCAATTCACAGCACTTTCTGTAGAAAGATTTCACAAAACGGCAGAATTACTTCTTGTCAAGGAAAGACGTAGCACTGTAAACGAAGCCGACGCTTTGGTTCAGCTCACCAACATTTTAGCAGGCGAAGTTGGAGTCATCGCTAACCTGTTTGCAGACAAGCTGAATGAGCGTGTTAAACATTCAGACAAACCAGACGCCACAAATGCTAATATCACCACGATTTTCCTCGAG TTGGTGGTTTTTGAAGTTGAAAACTGA
- the LOC124221306 gene encoding protein FAM114A2 isoform X1, whose amino-acid sequence MATSESDDFESADEELDNLSAPAKRVSPRRARAVVDSDSDDTDWTSSKIDPSYGTLGTSDTKRKRASPTFPKHKPSSIQVSLKNLESEGKSDDTVDPKPALSQPPAVSQAEKEASSESNTSQDLSVPDEKKPEPSNETGKSDGSVLPPKTTDERQATSELSTTASGKDEVEKPVTETVSRPKRERQQRQQKQREPRSLGEKKLGSKITSEDAKPRKVEGAVKSPIVEKCWEELDDILSKPRPDIEQRKSKWDSSWDDPTKPKGADEEIEENIEVPEELKSNKKFKEVFKSDGWGDMDEDLEIPDEMSEEKILPVLDKLSLAGEEQNKNAGWGWGGWGVSSLINTASAGVTSLTNHVSHGLTMLEESIGVPDPEELAKTEESETEGSKTEGVADERSQLEKEPSDTQSQSSFGFGNLMSGVSSITKLVESTSNKVIAGGLDTLETIGKKTMEVLQDGDPGLKKKRAFFTQDSDKPILSQMLREAKDKAETEEKTLEEKQLARKVHFESLFDDYQGLVHLEALEMLSKQCDIKIQQHMINLNADELCSVQETLDEVKELCDLGDDDGDDVHETDLQERLKGACKDLGVTMTYDKLIDTWEQTRAYLSTVISTESVPADREVFQRAISTLAQFTALSVERFHKTAELLLVKERRSTVNEADALVQLTNILAGEVGVIANLFADKLNERVKHSDKPDATNANITTIFLEAANASSYIQDAFKLLIPVLQVGAT is encoded by the exons ATGGCAACGTCAGAAAGTGACGACTTCGAAAGCGCTGACGAGGAATTGGACAACCTTTCGGCGCCAGCTAAGCGCGTTTCTCCACGTAGAGCCCGGGCCGTCGTCGACTCGGATTCGGACGACACGGACTGGACCTCCTCAAAGATTGACCCCTCCTACGGAACCCTGGGCACATCTGACACCAAGAGAAAACGCGCCTCTCCAACCTTCCCAAAACACAAACCAAGCTCTATTCAAGTCAGCTTGAAGAACCTAGAGAGCGAGGGTAAGTCTGACGACACCGTTGACCCGAAACCAGCTCTTAGCCAACCGCCGGCGGTATCGCAAGCTGAGAAAGAAGCGTCGTCGGAATCGAATACGTCCCAAGATTTGTCGGTACCTGATGAGAAGAAGCCAGAGCCTTCGAATGAAACTGGAAAATCAGACGGTTCTGTACTACCGCCAAAAACTACGGATGAACGTCAAGCCACTTCTGAGTTGTCGACAACTGCCAGCGGCAAGGATGAGGTAGAAAAACCAGTCACAGAAACCGTCAGCAGACCGAAAAGGGAGAGACAGCAGAGACAGCAAAAGCAACGGGAGCCTAGGTCTCTCGGGGAAAAGAAACTGGGGTCTAAGATCACCTCAGAAGATGCAAAGCCCAGAAAAGTTGAAGGGGCGGTAAAGTCTCCTATAGTCGAGAAATGCTGGGAAGAATTGGATGATATTTTGTCAAAACCCCGACCCGACATTGAACAGAGAAAGTCCAAGTGGGACAGCAGTTGGGACGATCCAACGAAACCGAAGGGCGCAGATGAAGAGATAGAAGAGAATATTGAGGTTCCGGAAGAGttgaaatcgaataaaaagtTCAAAGAGGTGTTTAAGTCCGATGGCTGGGGAGATATGGATGAGGATTTAGAAATCCCTGATGAAATGTCAGAGGAAAAGATTCTCCCTGTATTAGACAAGCTATCCTTAGCTGGCGAAGAACAGAACAAAAATGCCGGTTGGGGATGGGGTGGATGGGGCGTCAGTTCATTGATAAACACGGCGTCGGCCGGAGTCACTAGCCTAACGAACCATGTGAGTCACGGATTGACGATGCTGGAAGAAAGCATCGGTGTTCCAGACCCTGAAGAATTGGCAAAAACTGAAGAGAGCGAGACCGAAGGTAGCAAGACCGAAGGTGTTGCCGACG AAAGAAGTCAACTGGAAAAAGAGCCGTCTGATACACAATCTCAATCATCATTTGGTTTTGGTAATCTGATGTCCGGTGTTTCTTCTATAACAAAACTTGTCGAATCAACAAGTAACAAAGTAATTGCTGGAGGTTTGGACACGCTGGAAACAATTGGTAAGAAGACAATGGAAGTATTACAAGACGGAGATCCCGGACTCAAGAAGAAAAGAGCTTTCTTCACGCAAGACAGTGACAAGCCTATATTATCACAAATGCTTAGGGAAGCTAAGGACAAAGCAGAAACAGAAGAGAAAACtttagaagaaaaacaattggCTAGAAAAGTACACTTTGAAAGTCTCTTCGATGACTATCAGGGACTTGTACATTTGGAAGCGCTAGAAATGCTGTCTAAACAATGTGATATCAAGATACAGCAGCACATGATCAATTTAAATGCCGACGAGTTGTGCTCTGTTCAAGAGACCTTAGATGAGGTAAAGGAACTGTGTGATTTGGGAGACGACGACGGAGATGATGTACACGAGACTGATCTTCAGGAAAGATTGAAGGGAGCTTGTAAAGACCTTGGAGTGACTATGACTTACGATAAACTTATTGAC ACTTGGGAACAAACAAGGGCCTACCTTTCAACTGTGATTTCTACAGAGTCGGTGCCTGCTGATAGAGAAGTGTTTCAACGTGCCATTTCGACTCTTGCTCAATTCACAGCACTTTCTGTAGAAAGATTTCACAAAACGGCAGAATTACTTCTTGTCAAGGAAAGACGTAGCACTGTAAACGAAGCCGACGCTTTGGTTCAGCTCACCAACATTTTAGCAGGCGAAGTTGGAGTCATCGCTAACCTGTTTGCAGACAAGCTGAATGAGCGTGTTAAACATTCAGACAAACCAGACGCCACAAATGCTAATATCACCACGATTTTCCTCGAG GCAGCAAATGCAAGCTCATACATTCAAGATGCCTTCAAATTGTTGATTCCAGTTCTCCAAGTTGGAGCTACATAG